A genomic stretch from Marinobacter fonticola includes:
- a CDS encoding xanthine dehydrogenase family protein molybdopterin-binding subunit → MSENAGTSPKSAGIIGAGPKRIDGRLKVTGSAPYASDHQPENMAYGHGVFSTIASGTVKNLDLSEAKASPGVIDIFHHGHFPELYHTPSSMEQNNKVEETRLPFEDNTIYYAGQFVALVVADTFENARAAAYKVKVEYEEHEAVANLEQGLKDNGTQSTGSENNHRRGDADAAFGQAAHRIDATYTTLVETHNPMELHATVAEWRGDQLKVYEASQAVVQQKGALAKIFGIAPNQVEVISTFIGSGFGSKLWMWPHAVTAAAAAQMLDRPVQVVVPRNQMFTTTGHRPETRQRIRLGTDNNGKLVAISHETISTTSFTDQYVEACGGMTKALYGCEDVTVTHETTQVNRGTPTSMRAPGATPGLFALESAIDEMAIAAGVDPLEFRMDNYADRDQSKDLPWSSNKIREATQQAAEAFGWSKRNPEIGAMRDGNEIIGWGMAACNWEALRRECDARVSLRADGTAYVTCATQDIGTGTYTVVAQAVSSVTGLPLEKITVKLGDSSYPNGPVSGGSWATATTLPAVAKATRLAIDQLKEHATSKKSPFEGAKGDDLSFANGKLHHSDGRSVDYTEVLESLRLASADGEGHTGGADTSEYSFRSFGAHFVEIRWDPGISNLRVSRVASAIDVGQIVNAKTSRNQIEGSVVMGIGSALFEGTNYDSRNGIPVNNNYAEYLVPTHADQPPEMEVILLDYPDYAFNEFGARGIGEIGITGISAAIANAVYHATGKRIREIPIRKEMLMDDVPAATA, encoded by the coding sequence ATGAGCGAAAACGCAGGCACAAGCCCGAAATCCGCCGGCATCATTGGCGCCGGACCCAAACGCATTGACGGCCGTTTGAAAGTGACCGGCAGCGCGCCTTACGCCTCCGACCACCAGCCGGAAAACATGGCCTATGGCCACGGTGTGTTCAGCACCATTGCCAGCGGCACGGTGAAGAACCTCGATTTGAGCGAAGCGAAAGCGTCTCCCGGGGTCATCGACATTTTCCACCACGGTCACTTTCCCGAGCTGTATCACACGCCGTCTTCGATGGAACAGAACAACAAAGTGGAAGAAACCCGGCTGCCGTTCGAGGACAACACGATCTACTACGCCGGCCAGTTCGTCGCCCTTGTGGTCGCGGATACTTTCGAGAACGCGCGCGCCGCCGCCTACAAGGTGAAGGTGGAGTATGAGGAGCACGAAGCGGTGGCCAACCTGGAGCAGGGGCTCAAGGACAACGGCACGCAATCCACCGGCAGCGAGAACAATCATCGCCGGGGCGACGCCGACGCCGCTTTCGGCCAAGCCGCCCACCGTATCGATGCCACCTACACCACGTTGGTAGAGACCCACAACCCCATGGAGCTGCACGCGACAGTGGCGGAATGGCGGGGCGACCAGCTCAAGGTCTACGAGGCTTCCCAGGCGGTAGTCCAGCAGAAAGGCGCGCTGGCCAAGATCTTCGGTATCGCGCCGAACCAGGTGGAGGTGATTTCCACCTTCATCGGCTCCGGCTTCGGCAGCAAGTTGTGGATGTGGCCCCATGCCGTGACGGCGGCGGCGGCGGCGCAAATGCTTGACCGCCCGGTACAGGTCGTGGTGCCGCGCAACCAGATGTTCACCACCACCGGTCACCGCCCGGAGACGCGCCAGCGCATTCGCCTGGGGACCGACAACAACGGCAAGCTGGTGGCCATCAGCCATGAGACGATCAGCACCACGTCCTTCACCGACCAGTACGTGGAAGCCTGCGGCGGCATGACCAAGGCGCTCTACGGTTGCGAAGACGTCACCGTGACCCACGAAACCACCCAGGTAAATCGCGGCACGCCCACCTCCATGCGGGCGCCGGGTGCTACGCCGGGTTTGTTTGCCCTGGAATCGGCAATCGATGAAATGGCTATCGCTGCCGGTGTGGATCCGCTGGAGTTCCGCATGGACAACTACGCCGACCGGGACCAATCCAAGGATCTGCCCTGGTCGAGCAATAAGATCCGGGAGGCGACCCAGCAAGCGGCAGAGGCGTTCGGCTGGTCGAAACGTAACCCCGAGATCGGCGCCATGCGCGACGGCAACGAAATCATTGGCTGGGGCATGGCCGCCTGCAACTGGGAGGCCTTGCGCCGGGAATGCGACGCCCGGGTGTCCCTGCGTGCGGACGGCACCGCCTATGTAACTTGTGCCACCCAGGACATTGGCACCGGTACCTACACGGTGGTGGCTCAGGCCGTCAGCAGCGTGACCGGACTGCCGCTGGAGAAAATCACCGTCAAGCTGGGTGATTCGTCTTACCCCAACGGCCCGGTCTCCGGTGGTTCCTGGGCGACGGCGACAACATTGCCGGCGGTGGCCAAAGCCACGCGGCTGGCCATCGACCAGCTCAAAGAGCACGCCACCAGCAAGAAAAGTCCGTTTGAGGGCGCCAAGGGTGACGATCTCTCGTTCGCCAACGGCAAGCTGCATCACAGCGATGGGCGGTCGGTGGACTATACGGAGGTGCTGGAAAGCCTACGCCTGGCCAGCGCCGATGGCGAAGGCCACACCGGAGGCGCGGATACCAGCGAGTACTCGTTCCGCTCCTTCGGCGCCCACTTCGTGGAGATCCGCTGGGACCCGGGCATCTCCAATTTGCGGGTCAGCCGCGTGGCCAGCGCCATCGATGTAGGTCAGATCGTGAACGCGAAAACCTCGCGCAACCAGATCGAGGGGTCGGTGGTGATGGGCATCGGCAGCGCCTTGTTCGAGGGCACGAATTACGACTCGCGCAACGGCATACCCGTCAACAACAACTACGCGGAATACCTGGTGCCTACCCATGCGGACCAACCGCCGGAGATGGAAGTGATCCTGCTGGACTACCCGGACTACGCCTTCAACGAATTCGGCGCCCGGGGGATCGGCGAGATCGGCATTACCGGCATCAGCGCAGCCATCGCCAACGCTGTTTACCACGCCACGGGCAAACGTATCCGGGAGATCCCGATCCGTAAGGAAATGCTTATGGACGATGTGCCGGCCGCGACGGCCTGA
- a CDS encoding branched-chain amino acid aminotransferase — protein MEEATLDHSQSSAKPAPFGTVFADTMTVTRYLDGNWSDVESIPVAPLSIHPGAHVLHYASTCFEGLKAFRMPDGDVRIFRLDRHLARLQQSAGLVCLPAPPTDVVEQMVRWTVSESRNILPKPPGALYLRPTLIGTETNIGAAGASSAEAMFYVLASPVGDYFSGGGRPLSILVEDQQMRSAPGFGQAKTGGNYASALRHVIRGREEQGVDQVLFCPNGDVQETGASNFFLVNDRQLLTKPLDSTFLHGVTRDSVVALAKHLGYEVIEQDFTVDDIKDWIKTGEAMLSGTAAVLAGVGTFVHDGREYVVNGGKIGSNTQRLREALVGIQTGTEEDVFGWLS, from the coding sequence ATGGAAGAGGCAACGCTAGACCACTCGCAATCATCCGCAAAACCCGCGCCATTCGGCACGGTGTTCGCCGATACCATGACCGTCACCCGTTATCTGGACGGTAACTGGTCGGACGTGGAGTCGATTCCGGTCGCGCCTCTTTCCATTCATCCCGGTGCTCACGTCCTGCATTACGCCAGCACCTGCTTTGAAGGCCTGAAGGCTTTTCGCATGCCGGACGGCGACGTACGGATCTTCCGTCTGGACCGCCACCTGGCGCGTCTGCAACAAAGCGCCGGCCTGGTATGCCTGCCGGCTCCGCCCACGGATGTGGTCGAACAGATGGTGCGTTGGACGGTATCGGAAAGTCGCAATATCCTGCCCAAGCCACCCGGGGCTCTTTACCTGCGACCCACGCTGATCGGCACCGAAACCAATATCGGCGCGGCGGGCGCGTCCTCTGCCGAGGCGATGTTCTACGTGCTGGCCTCCCCGGTGGGCGACTACTTCTCCGGTGGCGGGCGACCGCTGTCGATCCTGGTCGAAGACCAGCAGATGCGCAGCGCTCCCGGTTTCGGCCAGGCCAAGACCGGCGGTAACTACGCCTCTGCCCTGCGCCACGTGATCCGTGGCCGCGAAGAGCAGGGTGTGGATCAAGTGCTGTTCTGCCCCAACGGCGACGTGCAGGAAACCGGCGCGTCCAACTTCTTCCTGGTTAACGACCGGCAGTTACTGACCAAGCCGCTGGACAGCACTTTTCTCCACGGTGTCACCCGGGATTCGGTGGTCGCCCTGGCCAAACATCTGGGCTACGAGGTGATCGAGCAGGACTTCACCGTCGACGATATCAAGGACTGGATCAAGACCGGCGAAGCCATGCTGTCCGGCACGGCGGCGGTGCTGGCGGGCGTGGGCACGTTCGTCCACGATGGCCGCGAATACGTGGTCAATGGCGGCAAGATCGGCTCGAACACCCAGCGCCTGCGCGAAGCGTTGGTCGGCATTCAGACCGGCACCGAAGAGGACGTGTTCGGCTGGTTGTCCTGA
- a CDS encoding DUF1206 domain-containing protein, producing MMDTALARKPFKILARMGYCARGLIYLVVGSLAAASVAGEGGGTTDTKGAIIKILSQPLGNTLLLLLIVGLVGYTAWRLTQAVFDADRHGLAPKGLAIRAALLISAITHGVLAYWTGKLLFDFSGGGGSGGGEQGRAFLATGTGQVVLGAAGILFVVVGLAHLFKGFTARFDRYMEIPENHRIWIKPLCRFGLIARGVVWCMVGWFLIDSAQKANSSDIKGMGEAMDVLRNSPFGEWLLGIVAAGLIAFGLYNFLEAAFRRIRV from the coding sequence ATGATGGATACCGCCCTGGCAAGAAAACCGTTCAAAATTCTCGCTCGCATGGGCTACTGCGCCCGCGGGCTCATCTATCTCGTGGTGGGGTCCCTAGCAGCCGCTTCGGTGGCGGGCGAAGGCGGCGGCACGACGGATACGAAGGGCGCCATCATCAAAATCCTGTCTCAGCCGTTGGGCAACACGCTGCTTTTGCTGCTGATTGTCGGTCTCGTCGGTTATACGGCCTGGCGTCTGACCCAAGCCGTGTTCGACGCGGACCGGCACGGCTTGGCCCCTAAGGGCCTCGCGATTCGGGCAGCTTTACTTATCAGCGCCATTACTCACGGCGTGCTGGCTTACTGGACGGGAAAGCTGCTGTTCGACTTCAGTGGCGGTGGCGGTAGTGGTGGTGGAGAGCAGGGCCGCGCTTTTCTGGCTACGGGCACGGGCCAGGTGGTCCTCGGCGCGGCGGGAATACTCTTCGTCGTGGTGGGCCTGGCCCATCTGTTTAAAGGCTTCACCGCCCGGTTTGACCGCTATATGGAAATTCCCGAAAACCACCGTATCTGGATAAAACCCCTATGCCGCTTCGGTCTGATTGCCCGGGGCGTAGTCTGGTGCATGGTCGGCTGGTTTTTGATCGACTCGGCTCAGAAAGCCAACAGCAGCGATATTAAGGGCATGGGCGAGGCAATGGACGTACTGCGCAATTCCCCGTTTGGCGAATGGCTGTTGGGCATCGTTGCGGCAGGCTTGATAGCCTTCGGTCTATATAACTTTCTCGAGGCGGCCTTCCGCCGCATCCGGGTTTGA
- a CDS encoding (2Fe-2S)-binding protein, producing the protein MSGKDSNPPGEEQGNGVRTYDAFLSSRRTFLKSIGATGVAATTPTWASMAQDGADQIEAQQDGAPAEGERQIKLTVNGQTHTLNVAPNAILLDVMRERLALTGTKKGCDLGQCGACTLHVNGTAVNSCLSLAVAHDGDEITTIEGVAENDQLHALQEAFWEEDAYQCGYCTSGQIMSALNVLEDERIPKDDNAAIREAMSGNICRCGAYSNILAAIQSAHRKLGGIS; encoded by the coding sequence ATGTCAGGCAAGGACAGCAATCCCCCCGGCGAAGAGCAGGGAAACGGCGTCAGGACGTATGACGCTTTTCTTTCGTCCCGCAGAACGTTTTTGAAATCCATTGGTGCCACGGGCGTCGCGGCTACCACCCCCACATGGGCATCCATGGCGCAGGATGGCGCCGATCAGATTGAGGCCCAGCAGGATGGCGCGCCTGCCGAGGGCGAACGCCAGATCAAACTTACGGTAAACGGCCAGACCCACACCCTCAACGTGGCGCCCAACGCGATCCTGCTCGACGTAATGCGTGAGCGGCTGGCACTCACCGGCACCAAAAAAGGCTGCGACCTGGGCCAGTGCGGCGCTTGCACCCTTCACGTCAACGGCACCGCGGTCAATTCCTGCCTTTCGTTGGCCGTCGCTCACGACGGCGACGAGATTACCACCATCGAAGGCGTAGCTGAGAACGACCAACTGCATGCGCTGCAAGAAGCCTTCTGGGAGGAAGACGCCTACCAGTGCGGCTACTGTACGTCCGGCCAGATCATGAGCGCCCTGAACGTCCTGGAAGACGAGCGTATTCCCAAGGACGATAACGCCGCCATCCGCGAGGCTATGAGCGGCAATATTTGCCGCTGCGGGGCCTACAGCAACATCCTCGCGGCGATCCAGTCCGCCCACCGCAAACTCGGGGGGATCAGCTAA
- a CDS encoding diguanylate cyclase, whose amino-acid sequence MYSAIERLWLQGTRGKSARLTRQIALSNQIGLFGALATLPYQVFYLVYDIGLYWPVFTCNLLFIAVYLSVLLVNRQGYHNQARNLALVNASAQILIVTYFISADAGVHLFYFSIGGIQALMFRRHRTAMLILVLAIIGAFFLICEFLFAVGATPLPEPFIDYVYIVSVTSAIALSGAFSHLFRRDIDEAEDRLISSNRDLEKLSTTDQLTGLANRRSLDRFLDQTSQNGLAGSQMLSVLMCDVDCFKLYNDVYGHQAGDECLRRIAATLTDVVRRPTDLIVRYGGEEFAVVLPGTSESDALVIAERIRAAVDGLRMPHETSTVDDHVTLSIGLSTLGPENTRRARQLFSQADEALYKAKSQGRNRVVIGD is encoded by the coding sequence ATGTACTCAGCTATCGAACGGCTCTGGCTGCAGGGCACGCGGGGCAAGTCCGCCCGGCTGACCCGGCAGATTGCTCTGAGTAACCAGATCGGCCTGTTTGGGGCTTTGGCGACCCTACCGTACCAAGTGTTCTATCTGGTTTACGATATCGGTCTCTACTGGCCGGTGTTCACCTGTAATCTGCTGTTCATCGCCGTTTATCTGAGCGTGCTCCTTGTTAACCGGCAGGGTTACCACAATCAGGCCCGCAACCTGGCACTGGTCAACGCGTCCGCGCAGATTCTCATCGTGACCTATTTCATCAGCGCCGATGCCGGCGTGCATTTGTTCTACTTCTCGATTGGCGGTATCCAGGCGCTTATGTTCCGGCGCCATCGCACAGCGATGCTCATCCTCGTGCTGGCTATTATCGGCGCCTTTTTCCTCATCTGCGAGTTCCTGTTCGCGGTGGGCGCGACGCCGTTGCCGGAGCCCTTCATTGACTACGTTTACATTGTCAGCGTGACAAGCGCCATTGCACTCAGTGGGGCGTTCTCGCATCTGTTTCGCAGGGATATTGACGAGGCTGAGGACCGGCTGATCAGCAGCAATCGCGACCTGGAAAAGCTCAGTACCACCGATCAGCTCACCGGCTTGGCGAATCGACGCAGTTTGGACCGGTTTCTGGATCAGACTTCCCAGAATGGATTGGCCGGGAGCCAAATGCTTTCGGTGCTGATGTGCGATGTCGATTGCTTCAAGCTCTATAACGATGTCTACGGCCACCAGGCGGGTGACGAGTGTCTGCGCCGGATTGCGGCCACGCTGACCGACGTGGTACGCCGACCGACTGATCTCATCGTGCGCTATGGGGGCGAGGAGTTTGCCGTCGTACTGCCGGGTACCAGCGAAAGTGACGCCTTGGTGATCGCAGAAAGAATCAGGGCGGCTGTCGACGGACTTCGTATGCCGCATGAAACATCGACCGTTGACGATCATGTCACGCTGAGCATCGGGCTGAGCACACTGGGCCCTGAGAATACCCGTCGCGCAAGACAATTATTTTCCCAGGCTGACGAGGCGCTCTACAAAGCCAAGAGCCAGGGCCGGAACCGGGTGGTGATTGGCGACTGA
- a CDS encoding FAD binding domain-containing protein: protein MRHFDYARPSQTGQAVTTHANRTSAYLGGGTNLLDMMKIDIMRPEQVVDINGLGLDQIEPLSDGRLRVGALVSNTALAYDDRVRQEYAVLSEALLSGASRQLRNKATTAGNVMQRVRCPYFRDGYSPCNKREPGTGCAAIGGHNRSVHAVLGTSDQCIATHPSDMCVAMAAIGATVTVEGPQGQREIDFLDFHLLPGDTPQEEHALKADELITHVTLDAPMSGSRSGYLKLRDRSSYQFALASSAVIVSTDGGTVRDARIALGGVGTKPWRAKEAEQALIGQNLSEAAFQSAAKKVFQNARAFEHNAFKIPLGQQAIVRNLNILTA from the coding sequence ATGCGACATTTCGACTATGCCCGCCCGTCACAAACCGGCCAGGCCGTTACTACCCATGCAAACCGGACATCCGCCTATCTCGGCGGCGGCACCAATCTGCTGGATATGATGAAGATCGACATCATGCGCCCGGAGCAGGTAGTGGACATCAACGGTCTGGGCCTGGATCAGATCGAACCGTTGTCCGACGGCCGTCTGCGCGTCGGCGCCCTGGTGAGCAATACCGCACTCGCTTACGACGACCGGGTGCGGCAGGAGTACGCCGTGCTCAGCGAGGCGCTGTTGTCCGGCGCCAGCCGCCAGCTACGCAACAAGGCGACGACAGCCGGCAATGTGATGCAACGGGTCCGCTGTCCCTATTTCCGCGATGGCTACTCGCCGTGTAACAAGCGCGAACCCGGCACCGGTTGCGCCGCCATCGGCGGGCATAATCGCAGCGTGCATGCGGTGCTCGGCACCAGCGATCAGTGCATCGCCACACACCCCTCGGATATGTGCGTGGCGATGGCGGCAATTGGCGCGACAGTCACCGTGGAAGGCCCGCAGGGCCAGCGCGAGATCGATTTCCTCGACTTTCACTTGCTGCCCGGCGATACCCCGCAGGAGGAGCATGCGCTCAAAGCCGACGAGTTGATCACCCATGTCACGCTGGATGCGCCCATGTCCGGCAGCCGCTCAGGCTACCTCAAGCTGCGTGACCGTTCGTCCTACCAGTTTGCCCTGGCTTCGAGCGCGGTCATCGTCTCCACCGATGGGGGCACCGTACGCGATGCGCGTATTGCCCTGGGCGGCGTGGGCACCAAACCCTGGCGCGCCAAGGAGGCGGAGCAGGCCCTGATCGGCCAGAACCTGTCGGAGGCTGCTTTCCAGAGCGCTGCCAAAAAGGTGTTCCAGAACGCCAGGGCCTTCGAGCATAACGCCTTCAAGATTCCGCTGGGCCAGCAGGCTATTGTCCGTAACCTCAACATCCTTACTGCCTGA
- a CDS encoding C40 family peptidase translates to MHALTLPFSMPLAAVYRMPVRGRWLGVWLLICLTLGGCASTPGLDPYTPAPSAKPMDADSAVTAAQLWQVFERYEGVPYHYGGTSAQGFDCSGFIMTAYREAFGRQLPRTTTQLLAHGEVVPRNNVQPGDLVFFRISGKDQHAGIYMGNNRFIHASTSVGVTESALDGYYWRDRYSQARRFE, encoded by the coding sequence ATGCACGCGCTGACACTTCCCTTTTCAATGCCGCTGGCCGCTGTTTATCGGATGCCGGTCCGTGGACGCTGGCTGGGTGTATGGCTCCTCATCTGCCTGACCCTCGGCGGCTGCGCCAGTACGCCGGGTCTCGATCCCTATACGCCCGCACCGTCCGCCAAGCCCATGGATGCGGACAGCGCCGTGACGGCTGCCCAGCTCTGGCAGGTGTTCGAGCGTTACGAAGGCGTGCCTTATCACTACGGCGGTACCTCGGCCCAGGGGTTCGACTGCTCCGGCTTTATCATGACAGCCTACCGGGAAGCCTTTGGGCGCCAATTGCCGAGAACCACAACCCAACTGCTGGCGCACGGCGAGGTGGTGCCCCGAAATAACGTGCAACCCGGGGATTTGGTGTTTTTCCGTATCAGTGGAAAGGATCAGCATGCCGGGATCTATATGGGGAATAATCGCTTTATCCACGCCTCAACATCGGTTGGCGTGACCGAATCCGCGCTGGACGGCTATTACTGGCGAGACCGGTACAGCCAGGCGCGGCGGTTCGAGTAG
- a CDS encoding complex I NDUFA9 subunit family protein, with protein sequence MDKSLAVVFGGTGYLGTHIVRQLQEAGYRVRIASRSPQARVPGDPEFQIEGCEADILDEASIANAIEGATAVINAVSLYVEQPPELTFDAVHVKGAVQLARCCKEAGIRTLVQISGLNADPQSRSPYISARGRGENQVRETFPNAIVLRPSALFGGGQGLVVTLKALTRLPLVPLFGKGETRLQPVHVNDVAKAAVQVLEDAEAPGQIYELGGPQVFSYRELVKVVMGQVHRHHRLISVPFPLWHLGARVLSWLPNPPLTRDQLILMESDNRVGPGARTFKMLNIAPVSVTETIIEAD encoded by the coding sequence ATGGATAAGTCACTGGCAGTGGTTTTCGGCGGAACAGGCTATTTGGGCACGCACATCGTGCGCCAGCTTCAAGAGGCAGGCTACCGTGTGCGTATTGCTTCGCGTTCGCCCCAGGCCCGCGTGCCCGGCGATCCGGAGTTTCAAATAGAAGGCTGTGAAGCCGATATTCTGGACGAAGCATCCATCGCAAATGCGATCGAGGGCGCCACCGCAGTGATCAACGCCGTGAGCCTCTACGTTGAACAACCGCCGGAATTGACCTTCGACGCGGTGCATGTGAAAGGAGCCGTTCAACTGGCCCGGTGCTGCAAAGAGGCGGGCATTCGCACGCTGGTCCAGATTTCTGGCCTCAATGCCGATCCGCAATCCCGTTCGCCTTATATCAGCGCCCGAGGGCGCGGCGAAAACCAGGTCCGCGAGACCTTCCCCAACGCTATCGTTCTGCGTCCTAGCGCCCTGTTTGGCGGTGGTCAGGGTTTGGTAGTGACCCTCAAGGCGCTGACCCGGCTGCCGTTGGTCCCTCTTTTCGGCAAGGGCGAGACCCGGTTGCAGCCGGTGCATGTTAACGACGTTGCCAAAGCCGCGGTGCAAGTGCTTGAAGACGCCGAAGCCCCTGGCCAGATCTATGAGCTTGGCGGCCCCCAAGTGTTCAGCTATCGCGAGCTGGTGAAGGTGGTGATGGGCCAGGTCCATCGCCATCACCGGCTGATTTCGGTGCCTTTCCCGCTCTGGCACCTCGGGGCCCGTGTGCTGTCGTGGCTGCCCAACCCGCCTCTGACACGGGATCAGCTGATCCTGATGGAATCGGACAATCGGGTGGGGCCTGGCGCGCGGACCTTCAAGATGCTGAATATCGCGCCCGTCAGTGTGACGGAGACGATTATCGAGGCTGACTAG
- a CDS encoding response regulator, with protein MLTVFFVEDSTVMGRRLRQLLSRIPGVVVVGEACRLRDLVQSVDHAKPDVVLLDIRLPDGIGFDAIAPLQQLEFAPKIFMVTAHGDAQYRARATRLNVDGFFDKAAELEALAAQLAGLCKTKLKPGNV; from the coding sequence ATGCTGACGGTATTCTTTGTCGAAGATTCGACCGTAATGGGACGTCGGCTACGGCAACTGTTGAGTCGCATCCCCGGCGTGGTCGTCGTCGGTGAAGCTTGTCGTCTGCGGGACCTGGTTCAGTCTGTGGATCACGCTAAGCCGGATGTTGTGTTGCTGGATATTCGCTTGCCTGACGGTATTGGCTTCGATGCCATAGCGCCGCTCCAGCAACTGGAATTTGCGCCGAAAATCTTCATGGTCACTGCTCACGGCGATGCCCAATACCGGGCCAGAGCCACCCGCCTTAACGTGGATGGTTTCTTCGATAAGGCGGCGGAGCTAGAGGCTTTGGCCGCCCAGTTAGCCGGTTTGTGTAAAACCAAACTGAAACCTGGAAACGTCTAA
- a CDS encoding hemerythrin domain-containing protein encodes MNIFEALREDHDKQRTLIDLLCKTEGDSEGREELFGKVKAELARHAAAEERHFYVPLMKDDHTQEKARHSIAEHHEMDEMIEELESTDMSSPHWLAVAKQLQDQLHHHLDEEEQEVFQQAGKVLPEEQKASLANQYRKHMEEQAAK; translated from the coding sequence ATGAACATCTTTGAAGCCCTGAGAGAGGATCACGACAAGCAACGTACCCTGATCGACCTACTATGCAAAACCGAGGGAGACAGCGAGGGACGCGAGGAACTTTTTGGCAAAGTGAAAGCCGAGCTAGCCCGCCACGCCGCGGCCGAGGAGCGCCACTTCTATGTGCCCTTGATGAAAGATGACCACACCCAGGAAAAGGCCCGCCACAGCATCGCCGAACACCACGAAATGGATGAGATGATCGAAGAACTCGAATCCACGGACATGAGTTCACCCCATTGGCTCGCCGTTGCAAAGCAGTTGCAGGATCAGCTCCACCATCATCTAGATGAAGAAGAACAGGAAGTATTTCAGCAGGCTGGCAAAGTGCTACCGGAGGAACAGAAAGCCTCATTGGCAAACCAGTACCGCAAGCACATGGAAGAACAGGCTGCAAAGTAG
- a CDS encoding SDR family oxidoreductase, with the protein MARAHPSLQNKRILVTQAEDFMGPALCQALADHGADVVEDTLPLMPTGAAIEVIRNAGNVDVLVANLAIEAPSTQAVDVTEDEWRSVFSALVDPLPRLVKAVLPGMVERGKGKILVIGSAAALRGMKRASTYSAARGAQLAYVQAIGVELAKYNIQVNAIAQNFVDNPTYFPQDVQANPRFQERLKREVPLGRLVSPEEDAEFAAYLCSDAADCFVGQVFPISGGWATR; encoded by the coding sequence ATGGCACGCGCTCATCCTTCACTGCAGAACAAGCGCATTCTCGTAACCCAGGCCGAGGACTTCATGGGGCCGGCGCTGTGCCAGGCGTTGGCGGACCATGGCGCCGACGTGGTGGAAGACACTCTGCCCCTCATGCCGACCGGTGCGGCCATTGAAGTGATTAGAAACGCGGGGAATGTGGATGTGCTGGTTGCCAATCTGGCCATCGAGGCGCCGAGCACGCAGGCCGTGGATGTCACTGAAGACGAATGGCGCAGTGTCTTCTCGGCGCTGGTCGATCCGCTGCCGCGGCTGGTCAAAGCGGTCCTGCCCGGCATGGTCGAGCGTGGCAAGGGCAAGATACTGGTTATCGGCAGCGCTGCAGCCCTGCGCGGCATGAAGCGAGCATCGACCTACAGCGCCGCCCGCGGAGCCCAGCTGGCCTACGTCCAAGCCATCGGTGTGGAATTGGCCAAGTACAATATTCAAGTCAATGCGATTGCCCAAAACTTCGTGGACAATCCAACTTACTTCCCCCAAGACGTCCAGGCCAATCCGCGTTTTCAGGAGCGCTTGAAGCGTGAGGTGCCCCTCGGTCGGCTGGTTTCGCCGGAAGAAGACGCGGAGTTTGCCGCCTATCTGTGTAGCGATGCGGCGGATTGCTTTGTCGGGCAGGTCTTTCCGATTTCCGGAGGTTGGGCGACGCGGTAG